One part of the Fusobacterium pseudoperiodonticum genome encodes these proteins:
- the pcp gene encoding pyroglutamyl-peptidase I: MKKILVTGFDPFGGEKVNPALEVIKLLPKKIGENEVRILEIPTVYKKSVEKIEKEIESYKPDYVLSIGQAGGRASISIERVAINIDDFRIKDNEGNQPIDENIFEDGENAYFSTLPIKSIQDELSKNNIPSSISNTAGTFVCNHVFYGVRYLIEKKYKGIKSGFVHIPYIPEQVIGKANTPSMSLDNILKGIIIIIETISNVETDIKKSGGTIC, encoded by the coding sequence ATGAAAAAAATTCTTGTTACAGGTTTTGATCCTTTTGGAGGAGAAAAAGTAAATCCTGCATTGGAAGTTATAAAGTTATTACCTAAAAAAATTGGAGAAAATGAAGTTAGAATTTTAGAAATTCCAACAGTATACAAAAAATCAGTAGAAAAAATAGAAAAGGAAATTGAAAGTTATAAACCTGATTATGTTCTTTCTATTGGACAAGCTGGAGGTAGGGCAAGTATTTCAATAGAAAGAGTTGCAATAAATATAGATGATTTTAGAATAAAAGATAATGAAGGAAATCAACCCATAGATGAAAATATTTTTGAAGATGGAGAAAATGCTTATTTTTCAACATTACCAATAAAGTCAATTCAAGATGAACTTTCAAAAAATAATATTCCTTCTTCAATTTCAAACACGGCAGGAACTTTTGTATGTAACCATGTTTTCTATGGTGTGAGATATTTAATTGAAAAAAAATATAAAGGAATAAAATCTGGTTTTGTGCACATACCTTACATACCAGAGCAAGTTATAGGAAAAGCTAATACTCCAAGTATGAGCTTAGATAATATCTTAAAGGGAATAATAATTATTATTGAGACAATTTCTAATGTAGAAACTGATATAAAAAAATCTGGTGGAACTATCTGCTAA
- the mnmG gene encoding tRNA uridine-5-carboxymethylaminomethyl(34) synthesis enzyme MnmG, translating to MQEFDIIVVGAGHAGCEAALASARMGMKTAVFTISLDNIGVMSCNPSLGGPAKSHLAREIDALGGEMGRNIDKTFIQIRVLNTKKGPAVRSLRAQADKMTYANEMKKTLEHTDNLTVIQGMVSELVVEEENGKKVIKGIKIREGLEYRAKIVILATGTFLRGLIHIGEVNFSAGRMGELSSEELPLSLEKVGLKLGRFKTGTPARIDGRTIDFSVLEEQPGDKSQVLKFSNRTTDEEALSRRQISCYIAHTNEKVHEIIKNARERSPMFNGRIQGLGPRYCPSIEDKVFRYPDKNQHHLFLEREGYETNEIYLGGMSSSLPVDVQEEMIRNVKGFENAKVMRYAYAIEYDYVPPEEIKYTLESRTVENLFLAGQINGTSGYEEAGAQGLMAGINAVRKLRNEEAIILDRADSYIGTLIDDLVSKGTNEPYRMFTARSEYRLYLREDNADLRLSKLGYELGLIPEEEYQRVEKKRRDVELITEILTKTNVGPSNLRVNETLLKRGENPIKDGSTLLELLRRPEVTFEDIVYISEEIKGVDLKGYDHDTSYQVEITVKYQGYINRALKMIEKHKSMENKKIPADIDYDALKTIPKEAKDKLKRIKPINIGQASRISGVSPADIQAILIYLKMRGN from the coding sequence ATGCAAGAATTTGATATTATAGTTGTTGGGGCAGGACATGCAGGTTGTGAAGCTGCACTTGCCTCAGCAAGAATGGGAATGAAGACAGCAGTTTTTACAATATCACTAGATAATATTGGAGTGATGTCTTGTAATCCCTCACTGGGTGGACCAGCAAAATCTCATTTAGCAAGAGAAATTGATGCACTTGGTGGAGAAATGGGAAGAAATATTGATAAAACTTTTATACAAATAAGAGTTTTAAATACTAAAAAAGGACCAGCAGTCCGTTCTTTAAGAGCACAGGCAGATAAAATGACCTATGCTAATGAGATGAAAAAAACTTTGGAGCATACAGATAATTTAACTGTAATTCAAGGTATGGTAAGTGAACTTGTTGTTGAAGAAGAAAATGGAAAGAAAGTAATAAAAGGTATAAAAATAAGAGAAGGCTTAGAATATAGAGCTAAGATAGTTATTCTAGCAACAGGAACATTTTTAAGAGGGCTTATCCATATAGGAGAAGTAAATTTCAGTGCTGGAAGAATGGGGGAATTATCTTCGGAAGAACTACCATTATCACTTGAAAAAGTTGGTTTAAAATTAGGAAGATTTAAAACAGGAACACCAGCAAGAATAGATGGAAGAACAATAGATTTTTCTGTTTTAGAAGAACAACCTGGGGATAAGAGCCAAGTTTTAAAATTTTCAAATAGAACAACAGATGAAGAAGCATTAAGTAGAAGACAAATCTCTTGCTATATTGCACATACTAATGAAAAAGTACATGAAATTATTAAAAATGCAAGGGAAAGATCACCAATGTTTAATGGTAGAATACAAGGACTTGGACCAAGATACTGTCCCTCAATAGAAGATAAGGTTTTCAGATATCCAGATAAAAATCAACATCATTTATTCTTGGAAAGAGAAGGATATGAAACAAATGAAATTTATCTTGGTGGAATGTCATCATCATTACCTGTTGATGTACAAGAAGAGATGATAAGAAATGTTAAAGGTTTTGAAAATGCAAAAGTAATGAGATATGCTTATGCAATAGAATATGACTATGTTCCACCTGAAGAAATAAAATATACTTTAGAAAGTAGAACAGTTGAGAATCTATTTTTAGCAGGACAAATAAATGGAACATCTGGTTATGAAGAAGCAGGTGCACAAGGACTTATGGCAGGAATAAATGCTGTAAGAAAGTTAAGAAATGAAGAAGCTATAATACTCGATAGAGCAGATTCATACATAGGGACTTTAATAGATGATTTAGTTTCAAAGGGAACTAATGAACCATATAGAATGTTTACAGCTAGAAGTGAATACAGACTATATTTAAGAGAGGACAATGCAGACTTAAGACTTAGCAAGTTAGGATATGAATTAGGATTGATTCCTGAAGAAGAATATCAAAGAGTTGAAAAGAAAAGAAGAGATGTTGAACTTATAACAGAAATTTTGACAAAAACAAATGTTGGACCAAGTAATTTAAGAGTTAATGAAACTCTTTTAAAAAGAGGAGAAAATCCTATAAAAGACGGAAGTACACTTTTAGAGTTATTGAGAAGACCAGAAGTTACTTTTGAAGATATAGTGTATATCTCAGAGGAAATAAAAGGAGTAGATTTAAAAGGTTACGATCATGATACAAGTTATCAAGTAGAAATAACTGTTAAATATCAAGGTTATATAAATAGAGCTTTAAAAATGATAGAAAAACATAAGTCTATGGAAAATAAAAAGATTCCAGCTGATATAGATTATGATGCTCTAAAGACTATACCTAAGGAAGCTAAAGATAAGTTAAAAAGAATAAAACCAATAAATATTGGACAGGCAAGCAGAATATCAGGAGTATCTCCTGCTGATATTCAAGCTATATTAATTTATTTAAAAATGAGAGGAAATTAG
- a CDS encoding TrkH family potassium uptake protein has product MQKLSLLKKWNNLSPYRKLIFGFLVAIFIGVILLKMPFSLRENQNISVLDSLFTIVSAICVTGLSVVDVSQVFTSTGQLIILFFIQLGGLGVMTVSIIVFLLVGKKMSFETRELLKEERNSNSNGGITKFIKQLLLTVFVIEISGALILTYGFSKYYSLKRSLFYGLFHSVSAFCNAGFSLFTNNLEIFKYDRLINLTISFLIILGGIGFVTINSLVIIKKKKLQNLSITSKFALLITFFLLSIGTILFLVFEYNNLSTLKNMNFIDKLINSFFQSVTLRTAGFNTVPLGNIRPATIFISYIFMFIGASPGSTGGGIKTTTFGVLILYALGVLKRKEYVEVFKRRIDWELINKALAIVIISLFYIIVITTIILSIESFPTEKIIYEVLSAFSTTGLSMGITAGLGIISKLILVITMFIGRLGPMTVALAFTSNKRSSIKYPKEEILIG; this is encoded by the coding sequence ATGCAAAAATTAAGTCTATTAAAGAAGTGGAATAACTTATCCCCTTATAGAAAATTAATATTTGGCTTTTTAGTAGCAATTTTTATTGGAGTAATACTTTTAAAAATGCCTTTTTCATTAAGAGAAAATCAAAATATATCAGTTTTAGATTCACTATTTACAATAGTTTCAGCTATTTGTGTAACAGGTTTATCTGTTGTTGATGTAAGCCAAGTTTTCACTTCAACTGGGCAACTAATAATTCTATTTTTCATACAATTAGGTGGACTTGGGGTTATGACAGTTTCAATAATAGTATTTTTATTAGTTGGGAAAAAGATGAGCTTTGAAACAAGAGAACTTTTAAAAGAAGAAAGAAACTCTAATAGTAATGGTGGAATTACAAAATTTATTAAACAATTATTATTGACAGTATTTGTGATTGAAATATCAGGAGCTTTAATTCTAACTTATGGTTTTTCAAAGTATTATTCTTTAAAAAGATCATTATTTTATGGCTTATTTCATTCAGTATCAGCATTTTGTAATGCGGGATTTTCACTATTTACCAATAATTTAGAAATTTTTAAATATGATAGACTAATCAATTTGACTATTTCATTTTTAATTATTTTAGGTGGAATAGGTTTTGTGACAATAAATTCACTTGTTATTATAAAAAAGAAAAAATTACAGAATTTAAGTATAACTTCAAAATTTGCTCTACTTATTACATTTTTTCTTTTAAGCATTGGAACAATATTATTTTTAGTATTTGAATATAATAATTTGAGTACCTTAAAAAATATGAATTTTATAGATAAACTTATAAATTCATTTTTTCAAAGTGTAACATTAAGAACGGCAGGCTTTAATACTGTACCACTGGGGAATATAAGACCAGCAACTATTTTTATTTCATATATATTTATGTTTATAGGAGCTTCACCTGGTTCAACAGGTGGAGGAATAAAAACAACAACCTTTGGAGTTTTAATACTCTATGCACTTGGAGTTTTAAAAAGAAAAGAATATGTTGAAGTTTTTAAAAGAAGGATAGACTGGGAATTGATTAATAAAGCATTAGCCATAGTTATAATATCATTATTTTATATAATTGTTATTACAACAATTATATTATCAATAGAAAGTTTTCCAACAGAAAAAATAATATACGAAGTGCTATCAGCATTTTCTACAACAGGTTTAAGTATGGGAATAACGGCAGGTTTAGGGATAATATCAAAACTTATATTAGTAATAACAATGTTTATAGGGAGATTAGGACCTATGACAGTTGCATTAGCTTTTACAAGTAATAAGAGAAGTTCAATAAAATACCCAAAAGAAGAGATATTAATAGGATAG
- a CDS encoding potassium channel family protein, whose translation MKQYLVIGLGRFGTGVAKTLYEAEKNVLAIDIDEELVQEKIDANILKNAVIGDPSDEKVLKDIGAENFDVAFICIADIEASVMIALNLKELGVKTIIAKAVNKKHGKILIKVGATEIVYPEEHMGKRIAELIIDTDIKEHLKFSNNFVLVEVKAPSIFWNNSLIKLDVRNKYNINIVGIKKANKEFLPNPTANIIIEEGDILVIITDKKSLEAFNKLI comes from the coding sequence ATGAAACAATATTTAGTAATAGGTTTAGGAAGATTTGGAACAGGTGTTGCAAAAACTTTATATGAGGCAGAAAAAAATGTTTTAGCCATAGATATAGATGAAGAATTAGTACAGGAAAAAATTGATGCAAATATACTAAAAAATGCTGTGATTGGTGATCCAAGTGATGAAAAAGTCCTAAAAGATATAGGAGCAGAAAATTTTGATGTAGCTTTCATTTGTATTGCAGATATAGAGGCAAGTGTAATGATAGCACTTAACCTAAAGGAATTGGGAGTAAAAACTATTATAGCAAAGGCTGTAAATAAAAAGCATGGAAAAATTCTTATAAAAGTTGGAGCAACTGAAATAGTTTACCCAGAAGAACATATGGGAAAAAGAATAGCTGAGCTTATAATAGATACAGATATAAAAGAACATTTAAAATTTTCAAACAATTTTGTTTTAGTTGAAGTAAAAGCACCAAGTATATTTTGGAATAACAGTCTTATAAAATTAGATGTCAGAAATAAATATAATATAAATATCGTTGGAATAAAAAAAGCTAATAAAGAATTTTTACCTAATCCAACTGCAAATATTATAATAGAAGAAGGAGATATATTAGTGATTATAACTGATAAAAAATCACTAGAAGCATTTAATAAATTGATTTAG
- a CDS encoding ClC family H(+)/Cl(-) exchange transporter: MNDAKSMVEKLYKGNGKLYLACLCVGLITGAIVSCYRWGLGKIGVIRREYFSEVNLNNPMALLKVWALFIGIGLIVNYLFKKFPKTSGSGIPQVKGLILGRIDYKNWFFELISKFVAGVLGIGAGLSLGREGPSVQLGSYVGYGVSKLFKKDTVERNYLLTSGSSAGLSGAFGAPLAGVMFSIEEIHKYLSGKLLICAFVSSIAADFVGRRVFGVQTSFDIVIKYPLDINPYFQFFLYIIFGVIIAFFGKLFTVSLVKSQDIFNGIKLPREIKVCFVMTISFILCFVLPEVTGGGHDLVESLIHQKAIIYTLIIIFIAKLFFTSISYATGFAGGIFLPMLVLGAIIGKIFGEYLDLFAATGADFTVHWIVLGMAAYFVAVVRAPITGVILILEMTGSFHLLLALTTVSVVSFYVTELLGQQPVYDILYDRMKKDDNLVDEENQEKVTIELPVMAESLLDGKAISEIIWPEEVLIIAIIRNGVEKIPKGRTVMMAGDILVLLLPEKIVGEVKESLMKHTSTE; the protein is encoded by the coding sequence ATGAATGATGCGAAAAGTATGGTCGAGAAACTCTATAAAGGAAATGGAAAACTTTATTTAGCTTGTTTGTGTGTTGGACTTATAACAGGAGCTATAGTTTCTTGTTATAGATGGGGCTTAGGAAAAATAGGAGTAATTAGAAGAGAATATTTTTCAGAAGTAAACTTAAATAATCCAATGGCATTATTAAAAGTTTGGGCACTATTTATTGGGATAGGACTTATTGTAAATTATTTATTTAAAAAGTTTCCTAAGACTTCAGGAAGTGGAATACCTCAAGTTAAAGGACTTATCTTAGGAAGAATAGATTATAAAAATTGGTTTTTTGAATTGATATCAAAATTTGTTGCTGGAGTTTTAGGTATAGGAGCAGGACTATCTCTAGGAAGAGAAGGGCCATCTGTTCAACTAGGATCTTATGTAGGTTATGGAGTTTCAAAATTATTTAAAAAAGATACAGTAGAAAGAAATTATTTATTGACAAGTGGTTCTAGTGCAGGTCTTTCAGGAGCTTTTGGAGCACCACTTGCAGGAGTAATGTTCAGTATAGAAGAAATTCATAAATACTTAAGTGGGAAATTATTAATATGTGCTTTTGTTTCAAGTATAGCAGCAGACTTTGTAGGAAGAAGAGTTTTTGGAGTTCAAACATCTTTTGATATTGTGATAAAGTATCCATTAGATATAAATCCATATTTTCAATTTTTCTTATATATAATTTTTGGAGTAATAATAGCATTCTTTGGAAAATTATTTACAGTATCTTTAGTAAAATCTCAAGATATATTCAATGGAATAAAACTTCCAAGAGAAATAAAAGTATGTTTTGTAATGACTATTTCATTTATTTTATGTTTTGTTTTACCTGAAGTAACAGGTGGAGGACATGATTTAGTTGAAAGTTTAATTCATCAAAAAGCTATTATTTACACACTTATTATAATTTTTATAGCAAAGCTATTTTTTACTTCAATTTCTTATGCAACAGGTTTTGCAGGTGGAATATTCTTGCCTATGTTGGTTCTAGGAGCAATTATAGGGAAGATTTTTGGAGAATATCTAGATTTATTTGCAGCTACAGGAGCAGACTTTACTGTACACTGGATAGTTTTAGGAATGGCAGCTTATTTTGTTGCAGTTGTAAGAGCACCTATAACAGGAGTTATCTTAATACTAGAGATGACAGGAAGTTTTCATCTACTATTAGCTTTAACAACAGTTTCAGTTGTTTCTTTTTATGTGACAGAACTTTTAGGTCAACAACCTGTATATGATATTTTATATGATAGAATGAAAAAAGATGATAATCTTGTTGATGAGGAAAATCAAGAAAAAGTTACAATAGAATTGCCTGTTATGGCAGAATCTTTATTGGATGGAAAGGCAATATCAGAAATTATCTGGCCAGAAGAAGTATTAATAATTGCAATAATAAGAAATGGAGTTGAAAAAATTCCTAAGGGTAGAACTGTTATGATGGCAGGAGATATATTGGTACTGTTATTACCAGAAAAGATAGTTGGGGAAGTTAAAGAAAGTTTAATGAAACATACATCAACTGAATAA
- a CDS encoding MATE family efflux transporter produces the protein MENKHNFMETESITKLLIKFSIPAIVGMFVNALYNVVDRIYIGNIKGTGYLGITGVGLVFPVVILIFAFSLLIGIGSAASVSLKLGMKDREEAERFLGVAVFLSLVISAILMIIIYFNMDRIIYFIGGSDKTFTYAKNYLFYINLGVPAAILGLVLNSVIRSDGSPKIAMGTLLIGAITNIVLDPIFIFIFGMGVKGAAIATIISQYVSMIWTIHYFMSKRSKIKLIKKDIRYDFYKSKEICLLGSSAFAIQIGFSLVTYILNTVLKKYGGDTSIGAMAIVQSFMSFMAMPIFGINQGIQPILGYNYGAKKYKRVKEALYKGIFAATIICLIGYTSVRLFSDSLIHIFTNKPELKEIAKYGLKAYTLVFPIVGFQIVSSIYFQAVGKPKMSFFISLSRQIIVMIPCLIILPKFFGLNGIWYAAPTADSIATLITFILVRREIKKLDKLEEMLEKRDV, from the coding sequence ATGGAAAATAAACATAACTTTATGGAAACTGAAAGCATAACAAAATTACTTATAAAGTTCTCTATTCCTGCTATTGTAGGAATGTTTGTAAATGCTTTATACAATGTTGTAGATAGAATATATATTGGAAATATAAAAGGTACAGGATATCTAGGAATAACAGGTGTAGGTCTTGTGTTTCCAGTAGTTATTTTAATATTTGCATTTTCATTATTAATTGGTATAGGTTCAGCAGCTTCAGTATCTTTAAAATTGGGAATGAAAGATAGAGAGGAAGCTGAAAGATTTTTAGGAGTGGCAGTATTCTTATCTCTTGTTATCTCTGCCATACTTATGATAATAATTTATTTTAATATGGATAGAATAATCTATTTTATAGGTGGAAGCGATAAGACTTTTACCTATGCAAAAAATTATCTATTTTATATAAATCTTGGGGTACCAGCAGCAATTTTAGGACTGGTTCTAAATTCTGTAATAAGATCAGATGGTAGTCCCAAAATAGCAATGGGAACTTTACTTATAGGAGCTATAACAAATATAGTTCTAGATCCTATTTTCATCTTTATATTTGGAATGGGAGTTAAAGGAGCTGCAATAGCTACTATAATTTCACAGTATGTGTCAATGATTTGGACTATTCATTATTTTATGTCCAAGAGAAGTAAAATAAAATTAATAAAAAAAGATATAAGATATGATTTCTATAAATCAAAAGAAATTTGTCTTTTAGGAAGTTCAGCCTTTGCAATACAGATAGGATTTAGCTTAGTAACATATATTTTAAATACAGTGTTAAAAAAATATGGAGGAGACACATCTATCGGTGCTATGGCAATAGTACAATCATTTATGAGTTTTATGGCTATGCCTATTTTTGGAATAAATCAAGGAATACAGCCAATCTTAGGTTATAACTATGGAGCAAAGAAATATAAAAGAGTAAAAGAAGCTTTATATAAAGGGATTTTTGCTGCAACAATAATCTGTTTAATTGGCTATACAAGTGTAAGATTATTCTCAGATTCTTTAATTCATATCTTTACAAATAAACCTGAATTGAAAGAAATTGCCAAATATGGTTTAAAAGCTTATACTCTAGTTTTCCCAATAGTTGGATTTCAAATTGTTTCGTCAATTTACTTTCAAGCGGTGGGAAAACCTAAAATGAGCTTTTTTATAAGTCTTTCCAGACAAATTATCGTTATGATACCTTGCTTAATAATCTTACCAAAGTTTTTTGGTTTAAATGGAATTTGGTATGCTGCTCCGACAGCAGACAGTATAGCGACATTAATTACTTTTATTTTAGTTAGAAGAGAGATAAAAAAATTGGATAAATTAGAGGAAATGTTAGAAAAGAGAGATGTCTAA
- the rsmG gene encoding 16S rRNA (guanine(527)-N(7))-methyltransferase RsmG codes for MKEYFKEGLEKIKVSYDENKIEKALKYLEILLDYNSHTNLTAIREEKAIIEKHFLDSLLLQNLLKEEDKTLIDIGTGAGFPGMMLAIFNEDKNFTLLDSVRKKTDFLELVKNELALNNVEIINGRAEEIIKDRREKYDVGLCRGVSNLSVILEYEIPFLKVNGRFLPQKMTGTDEIENSSNALKVLNSKIIKEYNFKLPFSNEDRLIIEILKTKATDKKYPRKIGIPLKKPL; via the coding sequence TTGAAAGAATATTTTAAAGAAGGTTTAGAAAAAATAAAAGTTTCATATGATGAAAATAAAATAGAAAAAGCATTAAAATATTTAGAAATTTTATTAGATTATAATAGCCATACAAACCTGACAGCAATAAGAGAAGAAAAAGCTATAATAGAAAAGCATTTTTTAGATTCTTTATTACTTCAAAATCTGTTAAAGGAAGAAGATAAGACTTTAATAGATATAGGAACAGGTGCAGGTTTCCCAGGAATGATGTTAGCTATATTCAATGAAGATAAAAATTTTACTTTACTCGATTCTGTTAGAAAGAAAACAGATTTTTTAGAGCTTGTAAAAAATGAATTGGCTTTAAATAATGTTGAAATTATAAATGGTAGAGCCGAAGAAATTATAAAAGATAGAAGAGAAAAATATGATGTGGGACTTTGCAGAGGAGTTTCCAATTTATCTGTTATTTTAGAATATGAAATACCTTTTTTAAAAGTCAATGGAAGATTTTTACCACAAAAGATGACTGGAACAGATGAAATTGAAAATTCATCTAATGCTTTAAAAGTTCTAAATTCTAAAATAATTAAAGAATATAATTTTAAGTTACCATTTTCAAATGAAGATAGACTTATAATAGAAATCTTAAAAACTAAAGCTACTGATAAAAAGTATCCAAGAAAAATAGGAATACCTTTAAAGAAACCTTTATAG